In Pungitius pungitius chromosome 2, fPunPun2.1, whole genome shotgun sequence, a single window of DNA contains:
- the map1lc3cl gene encoding microtubule-associated proteins 1A/1B light chain 3C produces the protein MAPFEKSMEMMPFKQRKCLETRKDEVCTIRTKFPNKLPVIVERYIREKTLPLMDKTKFLVPFELTLGQFLCLLRNKISLDSTQALFLLVAEKSMSCMSSSMGEVYSHHSDTDGFLYITYASQEMFGAPRPR, from the exons ATGGCTCCCTTCGAGAAATCCATGGAGATGATGCCCTTTAAGCAGAGGAAATGCCTCG AAACGAGAAAGGATGAAGTGTGCACCATTAGGACTAAATTCCCCAACAAACTGCCC GTGATTGTTGAACGTTACATCCGTGAAAAGACTCTCCCCCTGATGGACAAAACCAAGTTCCTGGTTCCCTTCGAGCTCACCTTGGGCCAGTTCCTCTGTCTGCTCAG gAATAAGATTTCATTGGACTCCACCCAGGCTTTGTTTCTGCTGGTGGCGGAGAAGAGCATGTCCTGCATGTCCTCCAGCATGGGGGAGGTTTATTCCCACCACAGCGACACCGACGGCTTCCTCTACATCACCTACGCCTCGCAGGAGATGTTTGGAGCGCCTCGGCCGCGCTGA